The Peribacillus simplex genome contains a region encoding:
- a CDS encoding cupin domain-containing protein — protein MATIRFHETNEVIENGEQVKGFLETQGVIYEQWDISKLPAHLVEKYDLTDADKEEILATFQSEIAEISERRGYKAHDIITLSDANPNLDQMLENFKQEHHHEDDEVRFIAGGTSIFAIEGNDKQWFDVRLNPGDLISVPESTRHYFTLAEDRKTVAVRIFVTAAGWVPIYEKDEVQA, from the coding sequence ATGGCGACGATCAGATTCCATGAAACAAACGAGGTTATTGAAAACGGTGAACAGGTAAAAGGATTTTTAGAAACACAAGGGGTTATTTATGAGCAATGGGACATTTCCAAATTACCGGCCCACCTTGTGGAAAAATACGATCTAACAGATGCTGACAAGGAGGAAATCCTTGCGACTTTCCAATCGGAGATAGCGGAAATTTCTGAAAGAAGAGGCTATAAAGCGCATGATATCATCACATTATCAGATGCAAATCCGAACTTGGATCAAATGCTTGAAAACTTCAAGCAGGAACACCACCATGAAGATGATGAAGTGCGTTTCATAGCAGGCGGTACGAGTATCTTTGCCATTGAAGGCAATGATAAACAGTGGTTTGATGTACGTCTTAATCCAGGAGATCTTATTAGTGTACCAGAATCGACAAGACATTATTTCACGCTCGCAGAAGATAGGAAAACTGTTGCTGTCCGTATTTTCGTTACAGCGGCAGGGTGGGTTCCGATTTACGAAAAAGACGAAGTTCAAGCATGA
- a CDS encoding methylthioribulose 1-phosphate dehydratase, which produces MNNHSKEWLELADIKAELAERDWFMGTSGNLSIREPKSPFFYITASGKDKRKQTDSDFLLVDLKGKPVEETNLRPSAETLLHTVIYRKTNANCVLHVHTVENNVISELYGDEGQVSFRNHEIIKATGRWEEDSELRIPIIYNHADIPLLSDKFKPHVEEDSGAVLIRNHGITVWGKSGLEAKRILEACEFLFQYQLLLNQQKAFAGALK; this is translated from the coding sequence GTGAACAATCATTCTAAAGAATGGCTGGAGTTGGCAGATATTAAAGCAGAACTGGCCGAAAGGGATTGGTTTATGGGAACTAGCGGGAACTTGTCCATCCGCGAGCCCAAAAGCCCTTTCTTTTATATTACGGCAAGCGGAAAGGATAAAAGGAAGCAAACGGATTCGGACTTTTTACTGGTGGATTTAAAAGGAAAACCAGTTGAAGAAACGAACCTAAGACCGTCGGCTGAAACTTTACTTCATACAGTCATTTACCGGAAAACAAACGCGAACTGTGTACTCCATGTCCATACGGTTGAAAATAATGTGATATCAGAATTGTACGGAGATGAAGGCCAGGTTTCCTTTCGTAATCATGAAATCATTAAAGCGACCGGTCGGTGGGAGGAAGATTCGGAGCTTCGGATTCCAATCATATATAATCACGCTGACATTCCGCTGTTATCCGATAAGTTCAAGCCACATGTCGAAGAAGACTCTGGCGCCGTGCTGATCCGCAATCATGGCATTACGGTTTGGGGTAAAAGCGGACTCGAAGCAAAGAGAATTCTTGAAGCTTGCGAATTTTTATTTCAATACCAGCTGTTGCTTAATCAACAAAAGGCGTTTGCAGGTGCTTTAAAATAA
- a CDS encoding 2-hydroxy-3-keto-5-methylthiopentenyl-1-phosphate phosphatase: MKPIIFCDFDGTITNTDNIISIMKKFAPPEWEALKDGVLQQKISISSGVGDMFSLLDSGMKDDIIQYVRKTAGIRPGFYEFVEYTKQANIPLYIVSGGMDFFIAPLLKDILPTGSVYCNHAFFDKEKIYIEWPHACDDQCNNDCGCCKPSIMREKAGAEDFKFVIGDSVTDFEAAKQADFVIARDILLEKCDREGIPHQGFETFFDVIDILKRQEVVKA, encoded by the coding sequence ATGAAACCGATCATCTTTTGTGATTTTGACGGAACGATCACCAACACGGATAATATCATTTCCATCATGAAAAAGTTTGCGCCTCCGGAATGGGAAGCGTTGAAAGACGGTGTCCTTCAGCAAAAAATCAGTATATCTTCAGGAGTTGGGGATATGTTTTCACTGCTTGATAGTGGCATGAAGGATGACATCATCCAATATGTAAGAAAGACGGCCGGCATTCGTCCAGGGTTTTATGAATTCGTTGAGTATACGAAACAAGCCAACATCCCTTTATATATAGTAAGCGGGGGCATGGATTTTTTCATTGCACCGCTTTTAAAAGATATCTTGCCAACAGGGTCCGTTTATTGCAACCATGCATTTTTTGATAAGGAAAAGATTTATATTGAGTGGCCGCATGCTTGTGATGATCAATGTAATAATGATTGCGGTTGCTGCAAGCCATCCATTATGAGGGAAAAAGCGGGTGCGGAAGATTTTAAATTCGTTATTGGAGATTCAGTAACGGATTTTGAAGCGGCAAAACAGGCCGATTTTGTCATAGCCCGTGACATCCTGCTTGAAAAATGCGATAGGGAAGGAATTCCACATCAAGGATTTGAAACATTTTTTGATGTAATTGACATTTTAAAGCGGCAGGAGGTGGTTAAAGCGTGA
- the mtnW gene encoding 2,3-diketo-5-methylthiopentyl-1-phosphate enolase produces MSEIVATYLIHDFNGNHEKKAESIALGLTVGTWTDLPHLVQKQLEKHKGRVVSVTPLSEEERANSYFNRKVYRSLIKIAYPAGNFSIDLPAILTTVFGKLSLDGEIKLIDLDFVGDIQKAFPGPQFGIGGIREKIGVFNRPLVMSIFKGVLGRDLTFHNEQLRQQALGGVDLVKDDEILFDQELTPFFDRIKTGKRILNQVHETTGHRTLYAVNLSGKTFELLDKAEQAAEAGADALLFNVHTYGLDVLQALSEHDRIKLPIMAHPAYSGALAASSFYGIGYPLLLGKLVRLSGADLSLFPSPYGNVALEKKETLAIAEALTKDELSWKKAFPVPSAGIHPGMVPDLIKDFGLDSVINAGGGIHGHPDGAEGGAKAFRSAVEAVLAGKDLSEAAAEEETLKKALVLWGGL; encoded by the coding sequence ATGAGCGAGATAGTCGCTACTTATTTAATTCATGACTTCAATGGAAATCATGAGAAAAAAGCAGAAAGCATTGCCCTAGGTTTGACTGTCGGGACATGGACGGACCTGCCACATTTAGTCCAGAAACAACTGGAAAAACATAAGGGGCGCGTCGTATCGGTGACACCACTTTCTGAAGAAGAGAGGGCAAACAGCTACTTTAATCGTAAAGTATACCGTTCGCTTATTAAAATTGCTTATCCGGCAGGGAATTTTTCCATTGATTTACCTGCAATCCTCACGACTGTCTTCGGCAAACTTTCATTGGACGGAGAAATAAAACTTATCGACCTGGACTTTGTCGGTGATATTCAAAAAGCTTTTCCCGGGCCGCAATTTGGCATTGGAGGCATAAGGGAAAAGATTGGCGTATTTAACCGGCCCCTGGTGATGAGCATCTTTAAAGGTGTATTAGGAAGAGACCTGACATTCCATAATGAGCAACTGAGGCAACAAGCATTAGGAGGCGTCGATCTAGTTAAAGATGATGAGATCCTCTTCGACCAGGAACTGACTCCATTTTTCGATAGAATAAAAACGGGAAAAAGAATATTGAATCAAGTCCATGAAACCACTGGCCACCGTACTTTATATGCTGTCAATTTATCAGGGAAAACATTTGAATTACTGGATAAGGCAGAGCAGGCAGCTGAAGCAGGGGCAGATGCTTTATTGTTCAACGTTCATACATATGGTTTGGATGTATTGCAGGCCTTGAGTGAACATGATCGTATCAAGCTGCCGATCATGGCGCATCCCGCATATAGCGGGGCATTGGCAGCTTCATCATTTTATGGGATCGGCTATCCATTATTGCTAGGTAAATTAGTAAGGTTATCAGGTGCGGATTTATCCTTGTTCCCATCCCCTTATGGAAATGTCGCACTAGAAAAGAAGGAGACCTTGGCGATTGCTGAAGCTCTGACAAAAGATGAACTTTCATGGAAAAAAGCCTTCCCTGTTCCTTCTGCAGGCATTCATCCAGGCATGGTTCCGGACCTAATCAAGGATTTTGGGCTTGATAGCGTGATTAATGCAGGAGGGGGAATTCACGGGCACCCTGACGGAGCAGAGGGCGGGGCCAAGGCTTTCCGCTCTGCTGTGGAAGCCGTTCTAGCAGGAAAGGACCTATCTGAAGCGGCGGCTGAGGAAGAAACACTAAAAAAAGCTCTTGTGTTATGGGGAGGCTTATAA
- a CDS encoding pyridoxal phosphate-dependent aminotransferase: MVQFEKSGQLKDLPKQFFASLVAKVNAITEQGHDVINLGQGNPDQPTPEHIVKSLQSAAEKTINHKYSPFRGHQYLKDAAAVFYEREYGVKLDPNSEVAILFGGKAGLVELPQCLLNPGDTILVPDPGYPDYLSGVVLAQAKTEFMPLTEENDFLPKYNDIHKEVLDKAKMMFLNYPNNPTGASATESFFDETVTFAKEHSICVVHDFAYGAIGFDGKKPISFLQAEGAKDVGIEIYTLSKTYNMAGWRVGFAVGNKSVIEALELLQDHLYVSLFPAIQEAAASALLDSQSCVEQLVQMYEGRRNVFIEGLRAIGWDVKAPAASFFAWLKVPKGFTSESFADYLLTHAHVAVAAGNGFGEFGEGYVRVGLLTSEERLEEAVERIRTLNLF; encoded by the coding sequence ATGGTGCAATTCGAAAAATCCGGCCAGCTTAAGGACCTGCCCAAGCAGTTTTTTGCTTCACTAGTCGCAAAAGTCAATGCGATCACGGAGCAAGGACATGATGTCATTAATTTAGGCCAGGGAAACCCTGATCAGCCGACGCCAGAACATATCGTGAAAAGTTTGCAGTCAGCCGCTGAAAAAACGATTAATCATAAATATTCGCCATTCCGGGGGCATCAATATTTAAAAGATGCTGCCGCCGTCTTTTATGAACGAGAATACGGTGTCAAGCTGGATCCGAATAGTGAAGTGGCGATTCTCTTCGGGGGGAAGGCAGGTCTTGTCGAACTGCCGCAGTGTTTATTGAATCCAGGTGATACGATCCTTGTTCCAGATCCCGGCTATCCGGATTATCTTTCCGGAGTCGTTTTAGCCCAGGCAAAGACCGAATTCATGCCCTTGACAGAAGAAAATGATTTTCTTCCGAAATACAATGACATACATAAAGAAGTACTTGATAAAGCCAAAATGATGTTCTTGAACTATCCGAATAATCCCACAGGTGCTTCTGCAACTGAAAGCTTCTTTGATGAAACCGTCACCTTCGCAAAAGAGCATTCCATTTGTGTGGTCCACGATTTCGCTTATGGTGCGATTGGATTCGACGGAAAAAAACCGATAAGCTTTCTCCAGGCGGAGGGAGCGAAGGATGTAGGAATAGAAATATACACACTATCGAAAACATACAATATGGCGGGGTGGAGAGTCGGCTTCGCAGTGGGGAATAAGAGTGTAATAGAAGCTCTTGAACTATTACAAGACCATCTTTATGTGAGTCTTTTCCCGGCGATACAAGAAGCTGCTGCAAGCGCTTTGCTTGACTCGCAGAGCTGTGTAGAGCAGTTAGTGCAGATGTACGAAGGACGAAGAAATGTTTTCATTGAGGGATTGAGGGCAATCGGCTGGGATGTCAAAGCGCCTGCGGCATCGTTTTTTGCCTGGCTCAAGGTACCTAAAGGTTTTACGTCAGAGAGTTTTGCAGACTATTTATTAACGCATGCCCACGTAGCTGTTGCCGCAGGGAATGGATTCGGTGAATTTGGCGAAGGTTACGTCAGGGTAGGGCTGCTGACTTCGGAAGAACGGCTTGAAGAGGCTGTGGAACGAATACGTACATTAAACTTATTTTAA
- a CDS encoding carbon-nitrogen family hydrolase, with the protein MKWKIACIQMDIAFGQPDINFQVAEQWMEKAARSEPDIVILPELWTTGYDLTRLNEIADHEAEKTIEFFKTQARKHQIHIIGGSIAKKTSKGIYNTMIIIDKHGNLIKEYDKLHLFQLMDEHHFLQPGEKDGLFTLDEKICAGFICYDIRFPEWQRAHTVQGAEVLFVTAEWPKPRLDHWRALLISRAIENQAYVVAVNRSGSDVNNIFAGHSLIIDPWGNFISEAGEGNELLTGTLDFNKVTEARNKIPVFEDRRPDFY; encoded by the coding sequence ATGAAGTGGAAAATAGCTTGTATTCAAATGGATATAGCCTTCGGGCAGCCGGATATCAATTTTCAGGTCGCAGAACAATGGATGGAAAAAGCAGCACGGTCAGAACCCGATATCGTCATTTTACCGGAGCTTTGGACAACAGGATACGACTTGACCAGGTTAAATGAGATTGCTGATCACGAGGCAGAAAAAACGATTGAATTTTTTAAAACACAGGCACGGAAACACCAGATTCACATCATAGGCGGTTCCATCGCGAAAAAAACAAGCAAGGGAATCTATAACACCATGATCATCATCGATAAACATGGAAATCTCATTAAAGAATATGATAAACTCCACTTATTTCAGTTAATGGATGAACATCATTTCCTGCAGCCAGGAGAAAAAGATGGTTTATTTACTCTTGATGAAAAAATATGTGCTGGATTCATTTGTTATGACATCCGTTTCCCTGAATGGCAGCGAGCCCATACCGTTCAGGGCGCTGAAGTTCTGTTCGTAACGGCGGAATGGCCAAAGCCGAGACTCGATCACTGGAGAGCCTTATTGATTAGCCGTGCCATCGAGAACCAAGCCTATGTTGTAGCCGTTAATCGTTCAGGTTCGGATGTCAATAATATATTTGCTGGTCATTCCTTGATTATTGATCCATGGGGGAATTTCATTAGTGAAGCCGGAGAAGGAAACGAACTCCTGACAGGCACCTTGGACTTCAATAAAGTTACGGAAGCCCGTAACAAAATACCTGTATTCGAAGATCGACGCCCTGATTTTTATTAA
- the mtnK gene encoding S-methyl-5-thioribose kinase, translating into MTQNHSNFKRLTNETAITLAKKLGLVNADASLTCKEIGDGNLNYVFHITDTHTNKGIIIKQAVPYAKVLGESWPLTLKRAAIEANALIHFRSYCPEFVPQVYYSDEQLAITVMEDLSHLKIVRTGLIDGDSYPVLSQHIGEYVAKTAFYTSDYHLEPSAKKEVARHFTNPELCKITEVFIFTDPFFEELPGDFEVELTDAAKNIWNDQEVILEVAKLKQSFETEQEALLHGDLHTGSIFASETETKVIDPEFAFYGPVGFDLGQYTANLLFQAVTRNGAGKEEIFTHLHEFWNAFEETYAELWEGQNKSPFRHVKGYLPYLLTKFKKDAFGFAGCELIRRTIGLSHVADLNVIENKETRIAAKTATLEIGAFLIKKREELDVPTVIEALKQRTLPSYSTI; encoded by the coding sequence ATGACTCAAAACCATTCAAATTTCAAGAGATTGACAAACGAAACAGCTATAACCCTAGCAAAAAAACTTGGGTTGGTCAATGCGGATGCAAGTTTAACATGTAAAGAAATCGGCGATGGAAACTTAAATTATGTTTTTCATATTACAGACACGCACACAAATAAAGGAATAATCATCAAACAAGCGGTCCCTTATGCCAAGGTACTTGGTGAAAGCTGGCCGCTGACATTGAAAAGGGCTGCCATTGAAGCGAATGCGCTGATTCATTTCAGAAGTTATTGCCCTGAATTCGTACCGCAAGTCTATTATTCGGATGAACAGCTTGCCATCACAGTCATGGAGGATCTATCTCACTTGAAAATCGTTAGAACAGGATTGATCGATGGCGATTCATATCCAGTGCTTTCACAGCATATTGGTGAGTATGTTGCGAAGACGGCATTTTATACATCCGATTATCATTTAGAACCATCTGCGAAAAAGGAAGTGGCCCGGCATTTCACGAATCCGGAACTCTGCAAAATCACTGAGGTATTTATTTTCACGGATCCTTTTTTTGAGGAACTCCCGGGAGACTTCGAGGTGGAATTGACTGATGCCGCCAAAAATATATGGAATGATCAAGAAGTGATACTTGAGGTCGCTAAGCTGAAACAAAGCTTTGAAACCGAGCAGGAAGCCTTGCTTCATGGAGATTTACATACTGGAAGTATATTTGCAAGTGAAACTGAAACAAAGGTTATTGATCCGGAATTCGCTTTTTATGGGCCCGTTGGTTTTGACCTTGGTCAATACACCGCCAACCTTCTCTTCCAGGCAGTCACACGCAATGGCGCTGGAAAGGAAGAGATTTTCACTCACCTTCATGAATTTTGGAATGCCTTTGAAGAAACTTATGCCGAATTATGGGAAGGCCAAAATAAAAGCCCATTCCGACATGTGAAAGGTTATCTGCCTTATTTACTGACAAAATTCAAAAAAGATGCATTCGGTTTTGCCGGCTGTGAACTGATTAGGCGAACCATTGGCCTTTCCCATGTTGCCGATTTAAACGTCATTGAAAATAAAGAAACAAGGATCGCTGCCAAAACGGCAACATTGGAAATTGGTGCATTTTTAATTAAAAAACGGGAAGAATTGGATGTTCCAACTGTCATTGAAGCCTTGAAGCAACGTACACTGCCATCTTATTCAACCATTTAA
- the mtnA gene encoding S-methyl-5-thioribose-1-phosphate isomerase, which produces MTTLAPLPYSVQWDDTHITLLNQQALPSITEFIELHSVDDVYDSILTLKVRGAPAIGLTAAFGVALGAKQETTSELGDFKRNVTRHIEKLASSRPTAVNLFWALKRMENTLHAAQSISAAKEALVSEAKAIFAEDEEMCRKIGEHGLSLFTRGDSILTHCNAGGIATARYGTALAPFHLAKERDFPLKVYACETRPVLQGARLTAWELMQAGVDVTLISDNMAAHTIHQKRINGIIVGADRIAANGDTANKIGTLGLAILAKHFGIPFYVAAPSSTFDLSIESGTSIPIEERNEAEITFIQGVRIAPENVKTFNPAFDVTPNHLITSIITENGIIKPDFIKNIPHFVN; this is translated from the coding sequence ATGACTACACTAGCACCCTTACCATATTCGGTACAATGGGATGATACCCATATTACATTATTAAATCAACAAGCTCTTCCTTCCATAACTGAATTTATTGAACTTCATTCAGTTGATGATGTATATGACAGCATTTTGACGTTAAAAGTTCGCGGTGCCCCAGCAATTGGACTGACGGCAGCATTTGGTGTTGCACTTGGTGCCAAACAGGAAACAACCTCTGAATTAGGGGATTTCAAGAGAAATGTAACGAGGCATATTGAAAAACTCGCCTCTTCACGGCCAACTGCAGTCAACCTTTTTTGGGCGTTAAAAAGGATGGAGAACACCTTGCATGCTGCGCAAAGCATTTCAGCTGCAAAGGAAGCACTTGTTTCAGAAGCTAAAGCCATCTTTGCTGAAGATGAAGAAATGTGCAGGAAAATCGGGGAACATGGGTTATCCTTATTCACTAGAGGAGATTCCATTCTCACTCACTGCAACGCTGGGGGAATTGCCACAGCTCGTTATGGCACAGCCTTGGCCCCCTTCCACCTGGCTAAAGAAAGGGACTTTCCGCTAAAAGTGTACGCATGTGAAACCAGGCCTGTCCTGCAAGGGGCGCGTTTGACGGCTTGGGAATTGATGCAAGCGGGGGTTGATGTCACCTTAATTTCAGATAATATGGCTGCACATACGATTCACCAGAAACGAATAAATGGAATTATCGTCGGGGCCGACAGGATTGCGGCTAATGGAGATACAGCCAATAAAATCGGGACATTGGGATTGGCCATATTAGCCAAGCACTTTGGCATCCCCTTTTATGTGGCCGCACCATCAAGCACATTCGACCTCTCTATCGAATCCGGCACATCCATCCCGATCGAAGAACGGAATGAAGCGGAAATCACCTTCATTCAAGGTGTAAGGATCGCTCCGGAAAACGTGAAGACTTTCAATCCAGCCTTTGACGTTACACCGAATCATCTTATTACGAGCATCATTACCGAAAACGGCATCATAAAACCGGATTTCATTAAAAACATTCCGCATTTTGTTAATTGA
- a CDS encoding LCP family protein, whose translation MKEKVFFIYLLILILAGCTYAPLPKQNGNAGTEKRLTKEEDQESVKTFLLIGVDTRGEQKSRSDAIILAKYFPEQEKLKLASIMRDSYVKIPGNKSGYNKINAAYYYGGRELLKKTIQENFDIKVDHVAVIDFQGFVKMVDLLAPEGVAVNVDQEIIDDMSIQASVGKNVLHGEEILKYVRFRHDDESDFGRVERQQEVMVQLKTAFMNQISSFEGMAALPGILEQGLSYLDTDIGLKTIMEMAPKAVFHTPDTVETLRVPVEGSFKDEIYPQSGAVLEIDYTKNKKALQEFFSK comes from the coding sequence ATGAAAGAAAAGGTATTTTTCATATATCTATTGATCTTGATTCTGGCAGGCTGCACATATGCCCCTTTACCCAAACAAAATGGAAATGCAGGTACGGAAAAAAGACTAACCAAAGAAGAGGACCAAGAAAGCGTGAAAACATTTCTGTTAATTGGTGTTGATACAAGGGGAGAGCAAAAATCTCGATCAGATGCGATTATCCTGGCAAAATACTTTCCTGAGCAGGAGAAACTGAAGCTGGCTTCCATCATGCGTGATAGTTATGTGAAAATCCCCGGGAATAAATCAGGATATAACAAAATAAATGCAGCTTATTATTATGGTGGAAGGGAACTGCTCAAGAAAACCATACAGGAGAACTTCGATATCAAGGTCGATCATGTAGCGGTAATCGACTTCCAGGGATTTGTGAAGATGGTCGATTTACTTGCCCCTGAGGGAGTAGCGGTGAATGTGGATCAGGAAATCATTGATGATATGAGCATTCAAGCAAGTGTTGGTAAAAATGTTTTACATGGTGAGGAAATATTGAAATATGTCCGTTTTAGGCATGACGATGAAAGTGATTTTGGAAGGGTGGAGCGTCAACAAGAAGTAATGGTTCAATTAAAAACAGCGTTCATGAATCAAATTTCATCCTTCGAAGGGATGGCGGCCCTTCCTGGTATCCTCGAACAAGGACTCTCGTACTTGGATACAGATATTGGACTTAAAACAATAATGGAAATGGCTCCAAAAGCCGTCTTCCATACACCGGACACCGTCGAAACCTTAAGGGTTCCGGTGGAAGGAAGCTTTAAAGATGAAATATATCCCCAGTCCGGAGCCGTTTTGGAAATAGATTACACTAAAAATAAAAAGGCACTTCAGGAGTTCTTTTCAAAATAA
- a CDS encoding S41 family peptidase, which produces MEEENQKQPKEAGKFIKIKKFTFIMGIFLVIFLTAGITTIALTFGDEKVESLAPDKHSEFEKLYSTYDTIKDNYYEEIDQDKLVDGAINGMIKALDDPYSAYMDKKEASSFHESISSSFEGIGAEIQEQDGQIMVVSPIKGSPAEKAGVKPNDIILSVDGKSVEGLSSSEAVLKIRGEKGTKVDLSISRAGEQEPIELTIKRDTIPIETVYAEMLDDGVAKIQVTSFSEHTVQELKTALEEMSKKDMKGLVLDLRGNPGGLLDQAIEMASLFIPNGKVVLQVEERSGKKEVYKSENDGELKIPVVVLIDDGSASASEIVAAAVSESADIPLIGVKSFGKGTVQTAQDFEDGSNFKYTAAKWLTPEGNWIHKKGIKPDINVKLPDYASLPYISPDKELKASDSSSEVKAAEEMLKEAGHDPGKIDGFFDEATTNAVIAFQKEQKIKETGTIKDDTTVKLMQVIREKILKNDTQVKKAVEVLKKEIK; this is translated from the coding sequence GTGGAAGAAGAAAATCAAAAACAGCCAAAAGAGGCAGGGAAATTCATTAAAATAAAGAAGTTTACGTTCATTATGGGGATTTTCTTAGTCATATTTCTAACTGCAGGGATTACTACAATAGCCTTGACCTTTGGAGATGAAAAAGTAGAGTCATTAGCACCGGATAAACATTCGGAATTTGAAAAGCTGTATTCTACATACGATACGATAAAAGATAACTATTATGAAGAGATTGATCAAGATAAGCTGGTTGACGGGGCAATTAATGGAATGATCAAAGCATTGGATGATCCCTACTCTGCTTATATGGATAAAAAGGAAGCGTCGAGTTTCCATGAAAGCATCTCTTCATCCTTTGAAGGAATCGGTGCCGAGATTCAGGAGCAGGATGGACAAATCATGGTCGTCTCACCGATAAAAGGGTCCCCAGCAGAAAAAGCAGGGGTAAAACCGAATGATATCATTTTAAGTGTGGACGGTAAAAGCGTTGAAGGACTAAGCTCTTCTGAAGCTGTCCTGAAAATCAGGGGCGAAAAGGGAACGAAAGTGGATTTATCCATCTCAAGAGCTGGTGAGCAGGAACCGATTGAGCTCACCATTAAACGGGATACAATTCCGATTGAAACGGTATATGCGGAAATGCTTGATGATGGAGTTGCCAAGATTCAAGTGACCAGTTTTTCCGAACATACAGTCCAAGAACTGAAAACGGCGCTTGAAGAAATGTCCAAGAAGGATATGAAGGGGCTCGTATTGGATTTGCGCGGAAACCCAGGGGGACTGCTTGACCAAGCAATTGAAATGGCAAGCCTTTTCATACCGAATGGGAAAGTGGTCCTTCAAGTTGAGGAGCGCAGCGGTAAAAAAGAAGTCTATAAATCGGAGAATGATGGAGAACTGAAAATCCCGGTAGTCGTGTTGATTGATGATGGAAGTGCCAGTGCCTCTGAAATCGTTGCAGCTGCTGTCAGTGAGTCTGCGGACATTCCATTGATCGGTGTCAAGTCATTTGGGAAAGGGACAGTTCAGACTGCCCAAGACTTTGAAGATGGATCTAACTTTAAATATACGGCAGCTAAATGGTTGACTCCTGAAGGCAATTGGATTCATAAAAAAGGGATCAAGCCGGATATTAATGTAAAGCTTCCTGATTATGCGAGCCTTCCGTACATTTCACCTGATAAGGAATTGAAAGCATCCGATTCTTCGAGCGAAGTGAAAGCGGCTGAAGAGATGCTGAAGGAAGCAGGACATGATCCAGGAAAGATAGATGGATTTTTTGATGAAGCAACCACGAATGCGGTCATAGCGTTCCAGAAGGAACAAAAAATTAAAGAAACTGGGACCATTAAAGATGATACTACCGTGAAATTAATGCAGGTCATCCGCGAGAAAATCCTTAAAAACGACACACAAGTGAAAAAGGCAGTAGAAGTATTAAAGAAAGAAATCAAATAA
- the deoD gene encoding purine-nucleoside phosphorylase: MSVHIGAKENEIAETVLLPGDPLRAKYIAETFLEDAKLYNEVRNMFGYTGTYKGKRISVQGTGMGVPSISIYVNELMNSYNVQKLIRVGTAGAIQKDVKVRDVILAMSASTDSQMNRMTFGGVDFAPTADFELLRKAYDAGTAKGLQLKVGNVFTADQFYNDNSELEKWAKYQILAIEMESAALYTLAAKFGRQALSVLTISDHILTGEETTSDERQSTFNEMVEVALEAAIKD, encoded by the coding sequence ATGAGCGTACATATTGGTGCAAAAGAAAATGAAATTGCGGAAACGGTCTTACTACCAGGTGATCCGTTGCGTGCAAAATATATTGCTGAAACATTTTTAGAGGATGCTAAACTTTATAATGAAGTTCGTAACATGTTTGGATATACAGGGACTTATAAAGGGAAACGAATTTCTGTACAAGGTACAGGTATGGGTGTTCCATCCATTTCCATTTATGTGAATGAATTGATGAATAGCTATAATGTCCAAAAGCTGATTCGTGTGGGAACTGCAGGAGCGATTCAAAAAGATGTAAAAGTCAGGGATGTGATCCTTGCCATGAGTGCTTCCACCGATTCCCAAATGAACCGCATGACTTTCGGTGGGGTGGACTTTGCCCCAACCGCAGATTTCGAATTACTAAGAAAAGCATATGACGCAGGCACGGCTAAAGGCTTGCAATTGAAGGTCGGTAATGTATTTACCGCCGATCAGTTTTATAACGATAATAGTGAATTGGAAAAATGGGCAAAGTACCAAATACTTGCAATAGAAATGGAATCAGCTGCCCTATACACGCTTGCCGCTAAATTTGGCCGCCAAGCTTTATCTGTATTAACCATTTCCGATCACATTTTAACCGGTGAGGAAACGACGTCGGATGAGCGCCAGTCAACTTTTAACGAAATGGTTGAGGTGGCATTGGAAGCAGCTATCAAGGATTGA
- a CDS encoding YozD family protein, giving the protein MREIEVFIDTEEIAEFFFQELIRRGYLPTEAEVEDLADITFEYLLEKCIIDEEVDE; this is encoded by the coding sequence TTGCGAGAAATTGAGGTTTTTATTGATACAGAAGAGATAGCGGAATTCTTTTTTCAAGAATTGATAAGACGGGGCTATCTTCCAACAGAAGCTGAAGTTGAAGATCTTGCTGACATCACATTCGAATATCTTCTTGAAAAATGCATAATTGATGAAGAAGTCGATGAGTAA